One segment of Setaria viridis chromosome 4, Setaria_viridis_v4.0, whole genome shotgun sequence DNA contains the following:
- the LOC117854136 gene encoding protein NDL1, translated as MRRWGSKPAAAGASWREKEGAVGEIGGVRSGREERRSHVSLTAAHVRSAAAAAAGMGDSGGSVVSVDVERISFGGKEHHIQTNHGSVSVAIYGDHDKPALITYPDIALNHMSCFQGLLFCPEAASLLLHNFCIYHISPPGHELGAAPILPSTPVASVDDLADQVADVLDFFGLDSVMCLGVTAGAYILTLFATKYRERVLGLILVSPLCKAPSWSEWFYNKVMSNLLYYYGMCNVVKDILLQRYFGKGVRGCSTEPESDIVQACRSFLDQRQGMNVWRFIQTINERKDLTENLKQLQCRTLIFVGENSQFHAEAVHMTAKLDSRYSALVEVQACGSVVTEEQPHAMLIPMEYFLMGYGLYRPSQINCSPRSPLNPFCISPELLSPESMGLKLKPIKTRANQKA; from the exons ATGCGCAGGTGGGGAAGCAAgccagcggcggccggagcatcttggagagagaaagaaggggCGGTAGGTGAAATCGGAGGCGTCAGGagtgggagggaggagaggaggagccaCGTCAGCTTGACAGCAGCGCACGTGCggtcggctgcggcggcggcggcggggatgggcgACTCCGGCGGCTCCGTCGTGTCGGTGGACGTCGAGCGCATCTCCTTCGGAGGCAAG GAACACCATATACAAACAAATCACGGATCTGTATCTGTTGCCATATATGGTGACCATGATAAGCCTGCTCTTATTACCTATCCAGATATTGCCTTGAACC ATATGTCTTGCTTCCAAGGACTGCTCTTCTGTCCTGAAGCAGCTTCATTGCTGCTCCATAATTTTTGCATTTACCATATCAGCCCCCCAGGACATGAG TTAGGAGCTGCTCCAATTTTGCCGAGCACACCGGTGGCATCTGTTGATGACTTAGCAGATCAAGTCGCGGACGTACTCGATTTCTTTGG ATTGGATTCTGTTATGTGTTTAGGTGTCACTGCGGGCGCATACATTCTTACTCTCTTTGCA ACAAAGTACAGAGAGCGAGTATTAGGACTTATTCTTGTTTCACCTCTATGTAAAGCTCCCTCATGGTCAGAGTGGTTTTATAATAAG GTAATGTCAAATTTACTATATTATTATGGCATGTGCAACGTGGTGAAGGATATTTTGTTGCAGCGCTACTTTGGCAAG GGAGTACGTGGATGCTCTACAGAACCTGAATCAGATATTGTGCAGGCTTGCAGAAGT TTTCTAGATCAACGGCAGGGCATGAACGTGTGGCGGTTTATTCAGACTATCAATGA GAGAAAAGACTTGACAGAAAACCTGAAGCAGCTGCAGTGCAGAACTCTAATTTTTGTTGGTGAGAACTCCCAGTTCCATGCTGAGGCTGTTCACATGACTGCAAAGCTTGATAGCCGATATAGTGCTCTCGTGGAG GTACAAGCTTGCGGATCGGTTGTGACAGAGGAGCAGCCACATGCAATGCTTATACCAATGGAATACTTCCTCATGGGATATGGCTTGTACAGGCCGAGCCAGATAAACTGCAGCCCTCGCAGCCCTCTGAACCCATTCTGCATATCACCTGAGCTCCTCTCACCCGAGAGCATGGGGTTGAAGCTAAAGCCAATCAAGACACGAGCCAACCAGAAAGCGTAG